The stretch of DNA TTGGTGCCACATAAAGAGCCTTAACAGGACAATAAAGTTCACACATATAGCAGGTCTGGCAATCCTCCTGTCGAGCAATTTTAGGTGCACTTCCCTCTCTTCTTTCAAAAACGTTCGTCGGACATACTTTTACACATAAATTACATTCCACACACTGGTCTTCTAGTAAAATCTCAATCAAGTTTTTTCCTCCCTACGTGTTTTGATATAAGGTAGTCGGTTTTACTTTTATCTCATCTAATCCACTGGTAATGAGTCGATAATGTTGATTTTCATCCAGCACAGGATAATCTAGTCTTTTGTGCATCCCACGTGTTTCTCTTCGCTCCAGTGCCGTTGTGTACATCCATCTAGATGTCGCTAACATCGCGACTGATTCTCGAACCCTCAAAAGATTCCCCTGATTTTCCTGCAAACTCGTCTTTGACTCATTCCACAAAGAGTTAAGTCTTAATAAGGAAGGAGTTAATATTTCTTCTGTTCTGAATAGGTTTTTCTCAAATGGTGTTACTTCTGCTTGAACCCTCTTGGTCACTTCTGCTGCATCGAGAAAATCTTTACCAATAGAGTGTTCATTAATCCCAATTACATGTCTTCTAGTTAGCGCTCTATCTCTCTTATCTCGGTTGAAACTAGAGGCATACTTTGCAGCTGCTTCTCCTGACCAGTAACCAGATGAAATCGCCCAAGCAGCATTATAACTTCCTCCTCCCGTAAAACCACCGCATATCATTTCCCGAGTTGCTGCGTCACCTGCTGCAAAAAGACCTGGCACCGATGTGGCACATGTCTCATCGACAATACGAATCCCTCCCGTTCCACGTACCGTCCCTTCAAGCCGCAATGTCACTTCAAATCGATCCTCGAATGGATTAATCCCCATTCGATCAAATTGTACAAAGAAGTTTGGTTGCGCAATCCGCATCCATTTTTGTAAATCAAGATCATCCTTTACCTT from Neobacillus sp. CF12 encodes:
- a CDS encoding 4Fe-4S binding protein produces the protein MIEILLEDQCVECNLCVKVCPTNVFERREGSAPKIARQEDCQTCYMCELYCPVKALYVAPNADEIMSITEQGIKETSLLGSYRFSIGWEKGQKSTAKQDLAYKFYLR